The following are from one region of the Biomphalaria glabrata chromosome 4, xgBioGlab47.1, whole genome shotgun sequence genome:
- the LOC106075360 gene encoding uncharacterized protein LOC106075360, whose translation MKGENSSLVSQDQLNRLGPSMQLKRRSTKSNLTKSLQGHLGAEHIWSTLRSDSLKKLHLLDEKFPPELKATVSAHVREGLTKHKKPVSRNFVVTDDVPDLKQLMDQSFIKHIRNQKHKAHLMYHSSQKNHDRSKILLFNNPLPNLAEDGISKFLPVEKNESSEWMEKGLEDKNSIDINSETENLKPLKRKTRQAVTVQSPLGSDVSETLQDIWSTILSYRQPRKETRYHFLTEKEATVHGQFRQRYENYDTLSTQPKPLPLCFNENKVTLSAPVQQQPKQIESPWQPLSLQALVEYKEQKKTEGQGDFHLGRPKMWKTSVKNIVEV comes from the exons ATGAAAGGGGAGAATAGCTCCTTGGTGAGTCAAGACCAGCTGAATAGACTTG GTCCAAGTATGCAATTAAAAAGAAGGAGCACTAAATCCAATTTGACAAAAAGCCTTCAAG gTCACCTAGGTGCTGAGCATATTTGGTCAACACTGAGGTCCGATTCCTTGAAGAAACTCCATTTATTAGATGAGAAGTTTCCACCAGAACTCAAA GCAACAGTTAGTGCTCATGTCAGAGAAGGTCTAACGAAACACAAGAAGCCTGTCTCTCGTAACTTTGTTGTTACTGATGAT gTACCAGACCTAAAGCAGTTGATGGACCAGTCCTTTATCAAACATATCAGAAATCAGAAACACAAGGCACATCTCATGTACCATTCATCACAGAAAAATCATGATCGTTCAAAAATTCTATTATTTAACAACCCACTACCCAATTTAGCTGAAGATGGCATCAGCAAATTTCTGCCT gttgaaaaaaatgaatcatCTGAATGGATGGAAAAAGGTCTTGAGGACAAGAATTCCATCGACATAAACAGTGAAACAGAAAATCTGAAGCCATTAAAAAGGAAGACAAGACAAGCAGTAACTGTTCAAAGTCCTCTTGGTTCGGATGTGAGTGAAACATTACAAGATATCTGGTCCACTATTTTGTCTTACAGACAGCCAAGAAAAGAAACAAG GTATCATTTTCTTACTGAAAAAGAAGCCACAGTACATGGCCAGTTTCGGCAGCGCTATGAGAATTATGACACTCTGTCTACTCAGCCCAAGCCACTACCACTGT GCTTCAATGAAAATAAAGTAACTTTGTCTGCACCAGTACAGCAACAGCCCAAGCAGATTGAATCACCATGGCAACCACTCAGTTTACAGGCACTGGTTGaatacaaagaacaaaagaaaacagaaggTCAAGGAGACTTTCACCTGGGAAGACCGAAAATGTGGAAGACTTCCGTCAAAAACATTGTTGAAGTTTAG